Within the Naumovozyma dairenensis CBS 421 chromosome 9, complete genome genome, the region CAAGCTGCATGACCGGACTTGTAACCTCtcttttggaaaatagCAGCAATACCACAAACAGCTAATCTAGCGGCTCTGATACCAACCAATTCACATAAACGTCTGATCAATTTACGTTCTTGAACAGTGGTGCTGATACCCAAATCCTTTTGTAACAAAGCATCAGTGTCTTCTAAGTTTTCGAATggatcttcttcaattctaGCTGGGTAAGAAGTATCCATGATATAAGGAGTGTTCAATTTAGTCATATCTTGACCCTTCAAGATGAAACCCTTGTCATGTAAATCGATTAAAGCTAAACGAACTAATTCACCCAGGTAGTAACCGGAGGACATCTTTTCGAAAGCTTGTTGACCTGGTCTTGGAGAATCTTCATCAATCTTGATATCGTACTTGTTTCTTGGTAAGACGACATGTTCATTATCGAAGGAACCGTATTCACAGTTGATAGCCATTGGAGAATCCTTTGGAATATCATCAGCCAATTTTCCTTCCAATTTTGGAATATCAGCGACATTTTCGTAATAAGCACCATTAATACCAGTACCGAAAATGACACCCATCTTAGCATCAGCATCAGTGTATAAAGAAGCAACTAAAGTACCTGTAGTATCGTTAATTAAAGCGACAACGTTAATTGGGATTTTTCTAGCTTCCAATTGTTTTTGTAACATTGGAACGACATCATGACCTTCGACATTTGGAATATCGAAACCTTTAGTCCATCTTTGTAAAACACCACTGTTAATTTTACTTTGAGAAGCTGGGAATGAGAAAGTGAAACCTAATGGTAATGGTTTGGAGACACCTTCTGGGAAGATTTCTTCAACgaattctttcaaagagTCAGCAATAAACCCGAACAATTCATCTGGATCTTGAGTAGTTCTCATACCTTCTGGAATCTTATATTTAGATTGAGTAGTATCGAAAGTACGATCACCACCTAATTTAACCAAGACGACTCTCAAGTTAGTTCCACCCAAATCGATAGCCAAGTAATCACCAGATTCCTTACCAGTTGGGTAATCGACAACCCAACCTGGAATCATTGGAATGTTACCACCTTCTTTAGATAAAcctttatttaattcacTGATGAAATGCTTGGTGACAGCTTTCAATTGATCAGCGGAAACGTGGAAGACAGATTccaattcttctaattgttcTAATAACTCCTTTGGGACATCAGCCATGGAGCCCTTTCTGGCAGGTGGTTTCTTTGGACCTAAATGAACcattttttgatttgatATGTGTTGTTTTGTTGATTTGttttaaaataaaaactaaaatatatatcgAACAGGAAAAGGGTAGATAAAAAATAACtacaaaaggaaaaaaaaaaagggaaaGTGATGTAGGAATAATTACTCCACATAACTTTAAAAAATTGCTAGATTTCCATTGAAGTTTTTATACGATTTTGGGTACAACGTGGAAAGTTTAAGAACATCATctggaaaaaaaagtttcaaCCGATGCCCAAATCGTCGAAGAGTCGACGACGACTTTCTTTCAGCCGTTGTCGCGGCTTTTCTCTGCGACGCCAAACCAGAAAAGCCATGGTGAAATAtgtttatataataaataaataataatgatgataagaataataCCCGCGGGTCCTTTCGCAGGGACAGAGACAGAGACAGAGACAGAGAGAGAGACCGTTGGCGAAAAAAACGGGAATTTGCGACGAGTTTCGCCGAAattctttttgttctttcttACTAAATAAATTACACGAAGACCCTATCGGGGGAAAGACATGTCAACTTCCCCGCCTACGTCAGCGGATGCCTTTTAGGTGGATTATCTCGTTTTGTTAGAGATTTCCTCAAGCATCATCGCCACAACCATCGCATTCTTTCCTTCACTAAATTCCTGTAGTATCCACAAATAGTGAATGAAGGAATGAAGGAATGAAAGAATGAAAGAATGAAAGAATGAAAGAATGAAAGAATGAAAGAAGTTTATGGACCGGGGATAGCAAGTACGTGCGTATTAGCTTCCTTTCCTGAATAAACTTTTCATCACTTACATACC harbors:
- the HXK2 gene encoding hexokinase 2 (similar to Saccharomyces cerevisiae HXK1 (YFR053C) and HXK2 (YGL253W); ancestral locus Anc_3.581), whose translation is MVHLGPKKPPARKGSMADVPKELLEQLEELESVFHVSADQLKAVTKHFISELNKGLSKEGGNIPMIPGWVVDYPTGKESGDYLAIDLGGTNLRVVLVKLGGDRTFDTTQSKYKIPEGMRTTQDPDELFGFIADSLKEFVEEIFPEGVSKPLPLGFTFSFPASQSKINSGVLQRWTKGFDIPNVEGHDVVPMLQKQLEARKIPINVVALINDTTGTLVASLYTDADAKMGVIFGTGINGAYYENVADIPKLEGKLADDIPKDSPMAINCEYGSFDNEHVVLPRNKYDIKIDEDSPRPGQQAFEKMSSGYYLGELVRLALIDLHDKGFILKGQDMTKLNTPYIMDTSYPARIEEDPFENLEDTDALLQKDLGISTTVQERKLIRRLCELVGIRAARLAVCGIAAIFQKRGYKSGHAACDGSVYKLYPGFQQHAAEALRDIFDWTPAPIDQYPIILSPSEDGSGAGAAIIAAVTEKRLAAGKSVGVIGA